One genomic window of Spirochaetota bacterium includes the following:
- a CDS encoding ATP-binding protein encodes MAETILLSLTLLSFLFLCVALANINNKEGRYSVPIVLWATVAGTIAFVNVSHTFITFIVIVYPFVFALFIHALIKPLSTGDIYTYGIVQLATILSLFLPFVMMPAILAFMHIYTAFTVHKTISFKYGKILLQSMLAIESLILGFISYMQNIDILIITLTVFITVFLTIMIYDTLKRSQTALLKMRALARMNANLTKLNRLLKQRNDQYIAMLNKKDNDIQLLSKYSTMAEITASIAHEIAQPLTGIKGIAQNMMDDINLDDFNYLEALSELQKICTMVDKATYIIDHIRSFTTNNHIFKLIDINTIIMNAVTLTHNQLQKHNIDIVLLLNDSIPKIYGNSISIEQILLNLITNARDAIIEKAKKVQSDYTGKITIKTDYSDDYVIVTIEDNGIGIQPDIQKHIWSPFFTTKKI; translated from the coding sequence ATGGCTGAAACAATATTATTATCATTAACACTTCTATCCTTTCTTTTCCTGTGTGTGGCACTTGCTAATATTAACAATAAAGAAGGCCGTTACTCTGTACCGATTGTGTTATGGGCAACGGTAGCAGGTACGATAGCTTTTGTAAATGTATCCCATACATTCATTACTTTTATTGTTATAGTATACCCGTTTGTTTTTGCACTGTTTATTCACGCTCTAATCAAACCATTGAGTACCGGTGATATCTATACATATGGAATTGTTCAGCTTGCAACTATCCTTTCATTATTTTTGCCTTTTGTCATGATGCCTGCAATCCTGGCATTCATGCACATATATACTGCATTTACTGTACACAAAACAATCTCATTCAAATACGGAAAAATACTCTTACAGAGCATGCTGGCCATTGAATCGCTCATTTTAGGTTTTATATCCTATATGCAAAACATAGACATACTTATTATTACTCTAACAGTATTTATTACAGTTTTTTTAACTATCATGATATATGATACATTGAAACGTTCCCAAACTGCTCTATTAAAAATGCGGGCACTTGCGCGTATGAATGCAAACCTGACAAAGTTGAACAGGCTTTTAAAGCAAAGAAATGACCAGTACATTGCAATGCTCAATAAGAAAGACAATGATATCCAGTTACTTTCAAAATACTCTACCATGGCTGAAATTACTGCAAGCATAGCCCATGAGATAGCCCAACCTTTAACAGGCATTAAGGGCATTGCTCAGAACATGATGGATGACATAAATCTTGATGATTTTAATTACTTAGAAGCTTTATCTGAATTACAAAAGATTTGCACCATGGTGGACAAAGCAACCTACATTATTGACCATATACGGAGTTTCACTACCAACAACCACATTTTCAAACTAATAGATATTAATACAATCATAATGAATGCAGTTACACTAACCCATAATCAATTGCAAAAGCATAATATTGATATAGTTCTTTTACTGAACGATTCAATACCAAAAATTTATGGAAATTCTATAAGCATAGAACAAATACTGTTAAATCTTATCACCAATGCACGCGATGCCATCATTGAAAAAGCAAAGAAAGTGCAATCTGATTATACAGGAAAGATTACTATCAAAACAGATTATTCAGATGACTACGTAATAGTAACAATCGAAGATAATGGGATTGGAATCCAGCCTGACATACAAAAACACATATGGTCCCCATTTTTCACAACAAAAAAAATATAG
- a CDS encoding nitroreductase yields the protein MEVIEAIKSRRSIRHYTSEPISDDVVAQIIEAGIWAPSGLNNQPWRFVIVQSKDKKEALSQCTSYARIIKESQVCICVFYHIPSGYNRDKDILSIGACIQNMLLAAHDKGLGAVWLGEILNQKQKVNELCYLSSEYELMAVIALGYPNEKGSSTRHPLQYFIVKKI from the coding sequence ATGGAAGTAATTGAAGCCATAAAAAGCAGACGTTCAATACGACATTATACATCTGAACCAATCTCTGATGATGTTGTTGCCCAAATCATAGAAGCAGGGATATGGGCACCATCAGGCCTCAACAATCAACCATGGCGTTTTGTTATTGTTCAATCAAAGGATAAAAAGGAAGCATTGTCACAATGCACATCATATGCTCGTATTATTAAAGAATCGCAGGTGTGTATATGTGTTTTTTATCACATCCCATCAGGATATAACCGTGATAAAGATATTCTGAGCATTGGAGCATGCATTCAAAATATGCTGCTTGCTGCCCATGACAAGGGATTGGGGGCTGTGTGGTTAGGTGAAATACTCAATCAAAAGCAAAAGGTCAATGAGTTGTGCTATCTTTCAAGCGAATACGAACTTATGGCAGTAATTGCATTAGGATACCCCAATGAAAAGGGAAGTTCTACACGCCATCCGCTCCAATATTTTATTGTTAAAAAAATATAG
- a CDS encoding manganese efflux pump MntP family protein, which translates to MDIITTLGIAVALAMDAFSVSIASGLYIYKPYHRFYFRIAFHFGLFQFAMPIIGYFGGVAIEPIIKNFDHWIAFGLLAFIGTRMVKASFSHEDNSFKGDPSKGFTLILLALATSIDALAVGLSFGVLHKPIIMPSIIIGLTCALFSTLGVFLGRTASDIIGKRAELIGGCILIIIGVRILFAHMQ; encoded by the coding sequence ATGGACATTATAACAACATTAGGAATTGCAGTGGCACTGGCAATGGATGCGTTTTCAGTTTCCATTGCATCAGGTTTGTATATATATAAACCCTATCATCGATTTTATTTTAGGATTGCGTTCCATTTTGGGTTATTTCAGTTTGCAATGCCCATTATTGGTTACTTTGGCGGAGTTGCTATAGAACCCATTATAAAAAATTTTGACCACTGGATAGCGTTTGGATTGCTTGCATTCATTGGAACACGTATGGTAAAAGCTTCATTCAGCCATGAAGATAATTCTTTTAAGGGTGACCCATCAAAGGGCTTTACCCTTATTCTTTTAGCACTAGCAACCAGCATTGATGCATTGGCTGTTGGACTTAGTTTTGGTGTTCTTCATAAACCCATCATCATGCCAAGTATTATTATTGGATTAACCTGTGCATTGTTTTCAACCTTAGGAGTCTTTTTGGGCCGTACGGCAAGTGACATTATTGGCAAACGCGCTGAACTTATTGGGGGATGCATACTCATAATCATAGGTGTAAGAATACTCTTTGCGCATATGCAATAA
- a CDS encoding J domain-containing protein, which translates to MLTLEESYTLLQVPKNASDAEIAKAFKKLALLYHPDKNPHRIEWANKAMATINVAYNTIMAHRFKDKSTVHEKVTPQKKEPKFKKEDILREDLLTQYFIQYREKAKDALYQYFQYNLYNLARRDMPANADVFKKIVMQLRRSYHGIDNLCEYTNDEEFLQHFNIFKELLFTFYKSSECLNIIDSYANILDVEAFRIYRQGDDYLLRSQKEIFYERHNRGFFKKEQAITDLVKAIQLLQLTLARFPQSSWVVESQIKLEHALSIEKYLKLFFE; encoded by the coding sequence ATGTTAACATTAGAAGAATCATATACACTATTACAGGTTCCAAAGAATGCTAGTGATGCAGAAATAGCAAAAGCATTCAAAAAACTTGCATTACTGTACCATCCCGACAAAAACCCCCATAGAATTGAATGGGCTAACAAAGCTATGGCAACAATAAATGTGGCGTACAATACTATAATGGCCCATCGCTTTAAAGACAAATCAACAGTACATGAAAAAGTTACTCCCCAGAAAAAAGAACCAAAATTCAAAAAAGAAGATATACTGCGCGAAGACCTTTTAACACAGTATTTTATTCAATACCGTGAAAAAGCAAAAGATGCACTTTACCAGTATTTCCAGTATAATCTTTATAATTTGGCACGCAGAGACATGCCCGCCAATGCTGATGTATTCAAAAAAATTGTGATGCAGCTTCGTCGCAGTTACCATGGAATAGACAATTTGTGTGAATATACCAATGACGAGGAATTTTTACAACATTTCAATATTTTCAAGGAATTGCTTTTTACATTTTATAAATCATCAGAATGTCTCAACATTATTGATTCATACGCTAACATACTTGATGTTGAGGCATTCAGAATTTACAGGCAGGGCGATGATTACCTGCTGCGGTCACAAAAGGAAATATTCTACGAAAGACACAATAGGGGTTTCTTTAAAAAAGAACAGGCAATAACTGATCTGGTAAAAGCAATACAGCTATTGCAGTTAACATTGGCACGCTTCCCACAATCATCATGGGTAGTAGAATCTCAGATAAAACTTGAACATGCACTAAGTATTGAAAAATATTTAAAATTATTTTTTGAGTAA
- the ychF gene encoding redox-regulated ATPase YchF, which translates to MGFTCGIIGLPNVGKSTIFNALTGAHAPMENYPFCTIEPNKGIVPVPDQRLYTIADILEKHDPIPTRIEFVDVAGLVKGASKGEGLGNMFLSHIRAVDAIVHVVRCFTNSDVVHVEGEIQPLRDIEIINTELLLADMEVLLRAKEKVEKKAKSGDKENAHRLEVIERLFQYINQGNLLNRIKLNSEELVVCNEYGLITAKPMIICANVDEQGNATDAYAILQDYAQKHGLGIVAISAKIEEEIVELPPEEQREYRQALGVDKSALERLITTAYSMLALITYYTVTTQLQAWTIKRGTTAQKASGIIHSDFEKGFIRAEVFHYDDLIQFKSLHAIKEHGLLRSEGRDYIVNDGDIIHFLFSV; encoded by the coding sequence ATGGGATTTACCTGCGGGATTATAGGTTTGCCAAATGTTGGGAAATCAACTATATTTAATGCATTAACAGGGGCACATGCCCCAATGGAAAACTATCCGTTTTGTACTATAGAGCCTAATAAAGGCATTGTGCCTGTTCCTGATCAACGTTTGTATACAATTGCAGATATATTGGAAAAACATGACCCGATTCCTACAAGAATTGAGTTTGTTGATGTTGCAGGGCTTGTTAAAGGTGCTTCCAAAGGTGAGGGGCTGGGCAATATGTTTTTAAGTCACATACGGGCAGTTGATGCAATTGTGCATGTTGTTCGCTGTTTTACAAACAGCGATGTTGTCCATGTTGAAGGGGAAATTCAGCCATTGCGTGATATTGAAATAATTAATACAGAACTTTTGCTGGCAGATATGGAGGTGCTACTGAGAGCAAAAGAAAAAGTTGAAAAAAAGGCCAAATCAGGAGATAAAGAAAATGCCCACAGGCTGGAAGTCATTGAGAGGTTATTTCAGTATATTAATCAGGGCAATTTATTAAACAGGATTAAGCTGAATTCAGAAGAGCTTGTAGTGTGCAATGAATATGGACTTATTACTGCCAAACCAATGATAATATGTGCCAATGTGGATGAGCAGGGTAATGCAACTGATGCATATGCAATATTACAGGATTATGCCCAAAAGCATGGATTGGGCATAGTTGCTATAAGCGCAAAGATAGAAGAAGAAATTGTTGAATTACCACCAGAGGAACAGCGTGAGTACCGCCAGGCGCTGGGTGTAGATAAATCAGCATTGGAACGCCTTATAACAACAGCATACTCCATGCTGGCCCTCATCACGTATTATACTGTTACAACACAATTGCAGGCATGGACAATAAAGCGGGGAACAACTGCACAAAAAGCCAGCGGCATTATTCACAGCGATTTTGAAAAAGGCTTTATACGTGCTGAAGTATTTCATTACGATGACCTTATACAATTTAAATCTTTGCATGCCATAAAAGAGCATGGATTGTTGCGTAGTGAAGGGCGTGACTACATTGTGAATGATGGTGACATCATTCATTTTTTGTTCAGTGTATAA
- a CDS encoding DnaJ domain-containing protein, whose amino-acid sequence MDLFKKYITIFGLQSQFTLEELSDAYRTLAMLYHPDISSDTDALQKMQLINAAYDYLKQHVSSNKRHEVKRSDGKDGVYIVYKHAFNILQQAFYYYYTDGTGFTGNKGYLVLKLKEAKSLFSKIIKEYPYNEWVDDAIDKINSINKWL is encoded by the coding sequence ATGGATTTATTTAAAAAATACATAACAATCTTTGGATTACAATCACAATTTACCCTTGAAGAGCTTTCGGATGCTTACCGAACGTTAGCCATGTTATATCATCCTGATATAAGCAGTGATACGGATGCATTGCAAAAGATGCAGCTTATTAATGCTGCATATGATTATCTTAAACAACATGTTTCTTCAAACAAACGACATGAAGTCAAGAGAAGTGATGGTAAGGATGGTGTTTATATTGTTTATAAACATGCTTTTAATATTCTGCAACAGGCATTTTATTACTATTATACCGATGGTACTGGATTTACAGGTAACAAAGGCTATCTTGTATTAAAGCTAAAAGAAGCCAAATCACTGTTTTCAAAAATTATAAAAGAATATCCGTATAATGAATGGGTAGATGACGCTATAGATAAAATAAACAGTATTAATAAATGGTTGTAG
- the lexA gene encoding transcriptional repressor LexA: MKPLTKKQQAIFSFIKQTIKKTGFPPTVREIGNQFSITVKGAYDHLKAIEKKGYLRCEAGKSRAIELLIDKEDVYADVRSIPLVGTIAAGIPILAQENIESYIQLPSGFLPEGTLFGLKVKGDSMTGAGIYNGDIAIIRQQPNANNGEIVAALIDNEATLKILKKTERKVQLLPANEKYSPITTDTVTILGVLKALFRTY; encoded by the coding sequence ATAAAACCTTTAACAAAAAAACAGCAGGCAATATTTTCATTTATAAAACAAACAATAAAAAAGACAGGGTTCCCTCCAACAGTTCGGGAAATTGGAAATCAGTTTTCAATTACTGTAAAAGGTGCCTATGACCATCTAAAAGCCATAGAAAAAAAAGGATATCTGAGGTGTGAAGCAGGCAAATCGCGCGCAATTGAATTACTCATTGATAAAGAAGATGTATATGCTGATGTTCGTTCCATTCCACTGGTTGGGACAATTGCTGCAGGTATACCAATATTAGCCCAGGAAAATATTGAAAGCTATATTCAACTTCCATCAGGGTTTTTGCCCGAAGGCACATTATTTGGTCTCAAAGTTAAAGGTGACTCAATGACAGGTGCTGGTATTTATAATGGAGATATTGCCATAATCAGGCAACAACCAAATGCTAACAATGGCGAAATCGTGGCGGCTCTAATTGATAATGAAGCTACATTGAAAATATTAAAAAAAACAGAACGTAAAGTACAGCTTTTACCTGCTAATGAAAAATACAGCCCTATAACCACTGATACTGTTACAATTTTAGGTGTACTTAAAGCATTATTCAGAACCTATTAA